The Pseudanabaena sp. ABRG5-3 genome includes the window TCAGCCGTTAACTGCAAAAAATCTGAAACCGATCCAACCTTCCAACCATTAGCCTCTAAACGCTCTCTTTTAGCTTGATCCATCATATTCTCCTACCTAATCAGCATCATATCTACTAAGTCTCTTTCTACAAATATCAATCACATTTTTAGGTGTCGTTCTCGTTGATTTATTAAAAACCTCCACGATCAAAATTGCATCATCATCAATTCGATAAATGATTCTCCAGTTTTTCTCTGTATCTTGAATTCATAACTCATGACAGCGATCTCCTATACTTGGCATCGGGCAAGAATGGGGCAATCCAATAGATAAACCTTGCTGCAATTGCCTGAGCAGAACACCTGTTTCCACTCGTATTTCTTGACTGAAAGGTGGAGTTTTAACCTCACCATATCGCTCTATACCATATTTGATATATTAGCATAGATTAATTTGATCACGTTTTTGGTCGGGGTATGATTGGGCGATCACATTTTGGGTGAGTGATTGGACGATCATTTTTTTGTGGGTGATTGGGCGATCGTGTTGATGATTAATGATTATCGCCAAAAAGGATTTCAAAAAGTTGAATGTTGTAACATTTGTGGTAACATCAAGCTAAAAGATGATTAAACATAATCTACTTGAGAAAATAACCATGCTTCTAAATGTCAAAAAAAGAGGAAACTCCCTAAGCGTTATCATTCCAAAAGAAATGGCAGTCAGCATGAATATTGAAGATGGTGATAATCTGTTTGCAACTAAAACTCCATCTGGATATGAGATTTCAGCATACGATCCTGATTTCGCAAAAAAGATGGAAGTAGCCCGACGGGGAATGAAGAAATATCACAACGCATTGATTGAGTTGGCTAAATGATCGAACCTTATTGGCTTGAAACTCATGACGTTTGCGCTATACATAATGAAATTATCGCAGAGTCGGGTGGCGCTGCGGGAATTTTGAATGAAGGTGCTTTGGAATCAACTTTATTCAAGCCCAGAAATATCTATCATTACGAAGAAGTTGTAACTTTATACAAACTAGCTGCATCTTACGGCTATGGGCTAGTAAAAAATCATTGTTTTGTTGATGGTAATAAGAGAATTGCCCTGATCGCTGTTTATACATTCTTAGCAATTAATGGAATTGAACTTATAGCATCAGAGACTGATGCAGCAATCTTTTTTCTAGAATTAGCCGCAAGTTTTGGAAAACAAGAAGAAGATATGAATAGACTAGCAAATTGGCTGCAAATTAATAGCGAACCTATTAACGACTAGTGCGATCGTGTTGTTTTTAAGTGAGTGATTGGGCGATCGCGTTTTTGGTGATTGATTGGGCGATATGCAAAAACAAACTTAACCCTTCACCCTTTCTTTCGCCTTCTTATAAGCAGGATCGTGAATATCGAAACTAATCACCCTTACCCTTTTCGGCGCAGGTTTTTCAAAAATTCGATAGACCAGTCTATATTCCGTATCATCAAAGGGAATCTCCAAAGCATGATAACCACGCAAATCACCCTTTAACTTATGACAACTCAAAATCCCTCCAGTATCAGGACATGACTGCAAAATCGGCTTAAATAACCCCTCAAAATCAGTTCTCAAAATCATCGGCAAAATTGGCAAATCTTCTGATATCACAAGTGGATGCACATGCAAAAAATACTTAGCGCGTATAGCCACGCAGCTTAATCTCCCTATTCACCTGTTCCAAATCAAACTCCTCATCTAGAGTTCCCATCGTCACCCACTCATCTTCTTTAATAGGCTTAGCAATGCGCTCAATTGCCTTAGACTCAGCAGAACTCAAAAACAATCGATTTTCTCTTTGTAACTTCTCCGAGATCGCTTCACGCAACCAATTCATCCGCCCCTGTGAGGGCAAACTATTAAAAACATCTGAGGGCAAAGACACTGTGACGCGCTTAGTTATGCTTTTTGCTTTCACTTAAGTACCTCTTCCAATCAATCCTCTAGAATATTTTATCCTAGTGTAATAACTATTGGCGATCGCGTTTTTGTTAGGGGATGGTTAGGCGATCGCGTTGGTAATTTTGTTTTTGCACTAATATTAAGATTATTACTTCTACATACAATTCATCATGGCTCAGGCGATCGCAGCAAAAGATGTAACGCTAAGGGAATTAAAGCAAAATTTTGGGCTTCAGATATCTCAAGATGCATCTTTTTTTGATGAATGGTTGAATGGTTTTACACCATTAAGTGAAGAAGATCACCATTTATTAGATCGGGTGAAAGCTAATTTTCTAGAATTGATGGAAGATCCACCAATGTTAGAGAATACAGTGAAAATGGTAGTACTTGCACCATTGTTAGATCTCGCTGGCTTTTATCACAAGCCATTTCGGATTGAGACAGAAACAGCTATAGCATTAGAAATGAAAGATGAAGAAGCAATAATTCGGGGGCGAATCGATGTATTGGTGATCAAAAATCAGCTTTGGTTATTAGTCATTGAATCAAAACGAAGTGATTTTGCAGTAACAAGAGCGATTCCACAAGCTTTAGCTTATATGTTGAGTAATACGGAAACTGTACAACCAACATTTGGCATGATTACTAATGGGAATGAATTTTTATTTTTGAAAACTTCACAAAATGAGTATGCTAATTCACGGCTATTTTCTTTGGTAAACCCTAATAATGAACTTTATGAAGTATTACAAATACTAAAACATCTAGGCTCAAAAATATGTATGTAAGCTTTGCGATTAAATCAAATCACCTAATAAACTTGATACTTCACCTTGCATATTAGTACGGTTATCGTCGTAAAGCATTAATGTATCTAGCTTTTTATGACGCGAGAGTTTTTGAACTTTGCGAACATTACCATTAGTAGCATCAAGGGCAGCCGTGATCGCCGAGTGACGAATACGGTGGGGAGACATTTTTTTGGTGATTCCTGAGTCTCGCGCCAGTTGATCGACAATTTGGTAAATTGCCGTACCAGTCAGTCTATGTCCTTGATTGACGGGATCGAGAGACTGAAATAATGGGCGATCGCTACTTTTTGTCTTAAGTTGAGATAGCCAGTCTTGAATTGCGTTAGCAGTTCCTATACTAAGACTAATGAGACTCTTTTGAGAGCCACGTCCCTTGCCTAAAATTTGCAGCGATCGCGCTTCATAGTCAAAATCACCGATATTCGCGCTAACGACTTCATTGCGACGCAGAGCATTGTCCCAAAGCAGTCTCAAAATTGCGAAATCGCGTTTTCCCTTGACAGTAGTTCTATCTATTTTTAAGAGCATCGTGCGGATACCATCGGGCTTAATCCCTGTCGTATCGCGATAGGTTTGGACTGCCTCAGTTTGGACATCATCGAGATTCCAATTGCATTTACCTAGTTTGGCGGCAAAATTTACTAAGGATTTGAGAGCCGATAGACGACGGTTAATTGTCGATTCTTTTAATCCTTGAGTAATCAGATCTGACTTGTAGCGCAGGGCGATCGCGATCGCCTCAAAACGATTTAACTGCAAAAACTGGGCAATTACTGTCTCAGTGGGCTTCTGTCCATAGGCAGCCAGAAAAAAGTAACGTAAATCCTTCTCATAGGCGCGTCTAGTGTTGAGACTCCGTTTATCTGCGAGGAGAGAAGTGAGAATGTCTGGATTAAATCCTGTCAAAGCATAGGGAATTGCACTAGAAACAGCACTCAGTTGAGTCTTATCAGTATCTAAATAAGTCCCAGTTTGATTCTCAGATTCTAAATTAGATACAGGCGATAGTCTTAATTGAGACTCATCAGTCTCAATTATAGTCTTATTAAGTGTCTCAAAATCTTGATTTAAGGCATGATTTAAGGCATATTTTTCTTGGCTAAATCGCAACCGTTCAGGTGCGATCGCCTCAGTAATACCCGCATTAGTGACTGCTCGTTTGACAATGCCATAGATAGCGGTTCCCGTCAGCCTATGCCCATATTTAGCGCGATCTAGGGATATAAATAGTGGCGTTGGAGTATCTTCATCCTCGTTAGGAAGATGCGTTAAATTGAGCCAGTCCTGTAATGCGGTGGCTGTGTCTAAACTGAGACTAATAATTTCCTTTGGGTTTAATTGCCCCTGCCGCTTATAGCGTTTATCAACCCGTAGCGATCGCCCCTCACAATCGACATCATTAATATTAATCGCAGCAACCTGCTGTCTTTTTAGAGAATTCTCGATGAGTAATCGCAAAATTGCATAATCACGCTGACCTGCCAATGTATCGCGATCGCAAGCCCTAAGAAGTCGCTCTGATAAGTCGCTCTGTAAGGTCATTAGTCATTACACATCATGATTTACTGCTAAAAACTTTGTAAGCGATCGCCACTAAAATCACTAAACCAAAGAAGGGTAGCCAGTTATAGCGAATCCAATAAAGCAAATTATTAAAAAAGTAACTAGCTTCACGGGATACCCATGTTGCAATTACCAAAGCCCCTACAAACATCACAAAATACATCACTATCTTTGTCATTGTCTTCTTTCCTAGAGAATTCTCTTTAAAAATGATTCTGCTACAAATGCAATACAGATTAGCGTGATTACTCCATATTGCTCACCACTACCCAAACTCAACCATTTTAGAGATTGAGCTATCGATGCGCCACTGCCAGCAGCACCCTCAGTAAAACGCATCATAATGTTAAATACAAGATGAGTAACACTAATGGCTAAAACCTTGCTTATTAGGCTTTTATTCATTCCTGTTTTATCTGCAATTCACACATAATCATAACAAAAAGCCTATGTCGCGTACTTCCCCATACCAGCCTGTCCTTTTACGATTGCTACATAGCGCGATCGCTCTATTAGTATTTGGCTCATTGATAACAGGCTTTATGGTTTATGACCGATACGACAAGCGGTTTGGAACCCTTAACTTACCAATAATCCCTAATACTCAAGGCATTCATGGCACGATCGCTTTAGCCTTTTTATGTCTCTTGCCCCTCTTTGCAATTTACTGCTTTCATATAGGCGATCGTCGTCTAATCCAAAAGGAATCACTCAAACAGCTCCAAGAAGTGGGTAAACCGATTTGGTGGATCTCATTACAGCGATTTGCCAATAGTTTGCTCCTGTTATCTGCAACCTTTGCCGTTATTACAGGACGGATGATGCAGGAAGAATGGCTACCCACTGGAGAATTTAATCACATTTGGTATATTGGGCATTTAATAGGATGGCTATTAATGATTGTTAGCATAGCCATACATCTATTAATGAGTGCCAAAGTTGGAGGCTTACCCCTATTGCTCTCAATTTACAACTGGAAAATTCGCCCAGAGGACATGCCTAAATTTTGGTTGCGAGGGTTTAAACTTAAGCCTTCCACGACATTTCTCTTCATTTTTGAAGTATTAGTTATTGGTGGAATTGCGATCGCCTTTATCTTGCCAGCCATCTTTCCAGCACCTCAAGTCGGCTAGACATTACTTAATCTCTGAAAGCAATCCATATAAAATGGGCTTTAGTTGCTCCCCCTGTATAGAAACATGAGAAAAAAAGACTTAACTCTACGCAGCGATCATAGTTGGGAATCCGAAGAAGGATACAAAATATTTGTTGCCGATCGCGGTGCAGTACGCTTTGATTTCCCCAAAGATTGGATCGTGAAATTTAAGGAAAAGTCCGTCAGCTTCCATGATTTTGAGCCAACCGATGATACAGGCGCATTAGAAATGTCCTTCAATCGACTCCCACCAAACGATTGGAGTACATTCCCTCTCAAGAAGACTCTTCAACAAATCCTCGATGATGACGATCGCGAAATCCTCCATAGAAGCAAGGTTACTAGCGCCAATCGCGATGGGATGAGACTCGTTTGGGCCGATATCCGTTATATCGATGCTACCGAAAAAAGAGAAGCCACCTCCCGCATTTTGGTTGGTATTGGTGGCAATGTCCAAGTCCTATTTACCTTTGACTATTGGACAGAAGGCGAAGAACAAATGCGTGAAGTTTGGGAAGCGATGTTGCGATCGCTACGTCTTGGCTTGTTTATACCTGACCCCACCAGAGGTCAAGTTGTTAATCCCAACCTTAACTAAGTAGCAAAGCCCCAAAACCTGTGGCGAACGCGCAGCGTTCGCCACAGGTTTTGGGGCTTTATATTTAACCAGCTACTTAATAAAAGTGGCAGTAGTAAGCTGCCACTTTTATCTTTTGGTGTATTGTTAACTCACTCAAAGTGATTTAGGATAAACGGCGCAAAGTGTCTGAAAATGTCTGATTTAAAAGATTAGATCTTGGTGGATATTCAACTGGGTATAAAAATATGGGTCAAGTAATCGCAACAGTCAATATGAAAGGTGGAGTAGGTAAAACCACCTTAACCGTAAATATTGCCACCTGCCTAGCTAAAATCCATCGCAAAAAGGTTTTAGTCGTCGATTTAGATACCCAAATCAGTGCGACCCTGAGTATGATTTCACCCGCCGAGTTTGCCAAATGCCGCAAAGAAAATCGCACACTTAGGCATTTAGTAAGTCAAGCAATCACCCGTTATGGCGTACATGTCGAAGATCCTGAAGAGAAAATATACCAAGTTAGAGATATTGTTATTCCCCATGTTTGCAAAGTCCAAGGCTTAGACCTTCTAGTAGGCGATATTGACCTATACGATGAGTTCCTCGTCTCAGAGATGCTCTATAACCGCTCTCTCCTATACGAAGAAAAGCAAACCTTCCAGCAAACATGGAGCAAATTTGAGCAAGGCTTAATCAGAGGTATTCTCGCTCCTGCAATTAAAAACTATGACTACATCATTCTTGACTGCGCCCCTGGATATAACCTAATCACGCGCAGTAGTATTGTGGCAAGCGATTATTACCTCATGCCTGCAAGACCTGAACCTCTTTCTGTAGTCGGGATTCAGCTATTAGAAAGACGTATTGAGAAACTCCGCGAAGTCTATCGAGATGACAAGTCTGTAAATATTCAACTATTAGGCATCATATTTAGTATGTCCGCAGGCTTTACCCTGAGCCGATATTACAATAAAGTCATGGATCGGGTAAGTAACGACTTTAGCAGTGCCAAGATTTTTAAGACTAAAATTCCCAATGATGTAAGTATTGCTAAAGCCGTAGATGATTTTATTCCTGTGTCATTATCTAACCCCAACTCAAGTGGTGCAAAGGCTTTTGCAGAAGCATCCGCAGAACTTTTGAAAAAGCTAGATGTCTCTCTCGGCATGAAGGAGCAAACTTCAAGATTGAGTTTGGTTGATTTGGAATAATTTAGTTGCGATGACAATCACTTTAACTGTAGGAGATTTTAATAATCGGGTTAAGGCAAACATAAAGACCAATGAAGTATTTTTTGTGTATGGATTGTTATGGCTAGATGAGCATGAAGCACGTCTTTACAGTTACTACGATGATTCTTATTTGCCAATATGCGATCCTGAAGCCTGTGAAATATTGCGATCTCACCTCTCCAATGAATACCTTGATGGCGCATTATTCCAAACTTGGGTAAGTGATGGAGCAAATAGTCTAGAAATTCATACCTTATATTGGGCAATCTGTGGCGATCTAGATAAAACTCCCCCATCAAAATGGGGAGATAAAATATTTATACGTCCATTGCCAGAGGAGTATGACTACAGGCGATAAGTACAGTAACTTCTTTAAAACAAGGTTTTAAAAATATGCCAGAAAAATTAATAGGCGATCGCAATTTAGACTTAAATTCCATTCCAACAACTAAATCTTGTCATCATTGCGAAGGCAAAGGCTATTTAGAGTTGCGAGACTGTTCTGGGGAAATCCAGAGAGAAGAAAATTGTTCTTTTTGCGGTGGCACTGGAAAAATCGAAATAGAAACCGACAAAAATATAAATTCAGCATAAAATCTCTTGATTACTGATTATGGGTTATGCCAGCATCAAGGCTATTCGTTTAGTCTTTCATTGAGATTCCGTAATGAAAAGTTCTCTATTTACGGCACTATTTACGGCAACTATTGCGATCGCCTTATTTGGCTGTGAGTCTCCTAGTCCAACCCCTAGCACACCCACTTCTAGTCCCACTGCAAGCACTTCTCCTGTCAATCAAGCGATCGCCAAAGTATCAGTGATTGAAGACAAGCCTGTATTTGTTACCCCTCAGCAAAATCCACAACCCAAAGAAATTGATGCTCAAGTCGGGATGGATTTATATGTATCAGACACAGTCCGCACAGAGGCAAATGGTAAAACTCAGGTTGAGTTTAATAATGGTGTAGGTTTTCGGATTGGTGGTAATGCCGTTTTACAGATTCAACCCCAAAATCGGCTACATCTCAAATCAGGCAAGATGATTACTTGGGTTAAACCGGGTTTGAAAGTTCCAACTGAGATCTCTACGGACTATGCAACTGCTGCTATTCGAGGCACAACTGCTTTTGTCGAAATTCCTAAGGATATCAATCAAGGCATTAGATTTTTCTCTTGGGAAGGAACAGTATCGGTGAAGTTACCAAATCAGCCTAAAGAGATTGTGTTAGTGACTGGAGAGGAAATTTTGGTCAAACCAAATGATACTAAGACTCCAGTTGTCCGCCGCTTAAGCTTGAAAGAGTGGAAATATAACGCGGCTCAAAAGAGTTCCTTACTACGTAGCTTTAAAATGCCTCTACCCACTCAAACAATTATCGATAAATTAATCCCCGGACAGCCGAGTCTTAATAAAGCTAATTAGATTTGATAGAAAGCTCAACCTAGATTTAGATTTAGTTTTAGTTTTATAAATTTGATGACTCTACTTCCTTTTTGATCTTTATTAATGCTTCTTCAGAATATTTGTGAGTGAAACTTTTTACCCCAATTTGAAAACATTTGTGGTACGAAGTATTACCACGCATACTCAGTTTCTTAATTGCTCCAACCACTTTATGCGTACTAATACCAAGCCTTTCGGCAATCATGCCACAAGTATAGGGATAGTAATCTTCTTGATTAAGTTGAATATTTGCTAATGCAATATCTGCCGATTCTAGGTCAGTTGTTACTCTCAATGCCGCATCTTCAGATTCGCCACTTTGTATAGCTTGAAACTGAGCTACCATACGGTCAATACTTTTTTCAAGTCTTACAATCTTTTCAGTAACTTCTTTGTTAACGACTCTAGTCAGTATTTGTTCTAACTCAGTAGGTGAAGTTTCAATGCGTGTTTCTCTACGCTTAGCATAAGCGTGACTTAGGGGAATGGTCTTATCTTGTTCTGAGTCCAAAGACGAAGACATATTATTTAGGCTGATTTAACTGATTTATGAACTAGATGGAATTTTGATGCTTGTTGAATACCTAAAACAACTTTATCAATTTCCTCTGCTGATAAAGCATTACCAAAACTATTATGCAATATTTCACTCAACTGGGTGTAACTAATACTGTTGAGTGATTGAGACAAATAGTTACCTAAATTTTCACCGTGATCAAAACCTGCACTGATATCGCAATCAGCTTCATCTTCAATTTGAGCAAGTCTCAATAGCTCTGCATCATCAATTTCTAGGTTCATAACTAGTCTCCGTTTTATACCACTCAAAATAAGTTAATTGCTCTTTTTCCTCATCTCTACCACAATCAATCATTTTCATCTGCCGATAAAAGTTTTCTGATTTTGGCAATGAGTGCAACCCAACTAATCCTCTATAACCCAATTCCTCGCTTCGTAACTGTGCAAACTTTAATAAAACTGTACCAACTAACTTATATGTTGGGACTGGCTGAAAACTTCGCCGATTCCAAGGTGCTGTTTCAAGTATCTGGACATAGACAAGCTTATTTTCTTGATTAAACCAAGAACGGTGATTTTGCGTTTCAAGAAGTATCAGTCCTTGAGTTATTTGCTCACATTCGATCGCATAGCCTTCGTAGTTATCCCTTGATAGATAAATTCGGTTCTTTGTATCCCAATTCCAATAATTTTCTTCCTCCTGAGTAGACTGTATGCGAGATCTCCAAAATGTTTTAAAATCATCCAGATGTTTTTGGTTGATTTTTGTTAATAGTGCAGTGACAAGCTGGTTATCAGCTACACGTAAAATCTTCGTGTTTTGATTCAAGTTATTAATTAAAACAAGCGTTAGAAGTATTTAGCTTTAATCATATAACGCGATTTATCTGATATTGAAATTTTACGAGATTTGAATATTGTACAGTATTCTTTAATCTTTTAAAAGAGCTTGCACAATAAGTGCTAAAACATTTACAAAAGAGCTTGCACAATAAGTGCTAAAACATTTACAAAAGAGCTTGCACAATAAGTGCTAAAACATTTACAAAATAGCTTTGCTTGTGAATTTACGTAAGCTTACGTAAATAACCATTATCGTAAGCTAGGTTGCACTATAAGCTTTTTGCATAAATTCGTAAGCTTATAAACTTATACGCACCTAAGACGACTAGGAGGATATCAAATCCCTCTCTTGTCGTTTTAGGTGCGTAGTCTAATCATGATTTAGATGAGTCTACTTTTCGGTCTAGTTAGAAGTCTTAGATTCTTAGAATAAGGTTCAAAACAGCTTGTTAAATTATTTTTTCAAAGTCCCTGTTTGTATTGCGCGATCGCTTTATGACAAATATTCAAAGTTAAGTGAAATTTGTTAAGGTAAATAGGAACTATTTGCAAGTAGAGTTAATGGATCGGCAACGTAGAAAAATATTAGAGTTGGGGCTTGGTGGCATCGGGTTAATTGGCGGCGCGCTCGCCTGTAGTCCGATCGCTACAAATCGAAATAATGAATCTGATAAATCGTTAGGCAATCCACCCAAAAAGGTTATGATTCCGCCGATAAATCTTAGTGCTGCCGCACAGGAACGGATTAAGACTAGTGGACTCGATCCGATCACTGCATTACGAGAATTTGATTATGGCAAGGTGACTCAAGAAAATGGGCGGACGGTGCGCGAGTTTCAGCTAACTGCAAAAAGTAAAACAGTTAAACTCAATGCCTCGACTGACTTTATTACTTGGAATGTGAACGATCGCGTGCCAGGTCCAACTTTGAGAGCAACAGAAGGCGATCACATCAGAATTGCCTTTGCCAATCAAGGCGGACATGCCCACTCACTGCATTTTCATGGTGAACATCCTTCAGAAATGGATGGCGTAAAACCAATTCGGAATGGGGCTGCAACAATTTATGAATTTGATGCCATGCCCTATGGTGTGCATTTATATCATTGTCACGTCGCACCTGTGGCACGCCATATTGGAAAAGGCTTGTACGGCATGTTTATTATCGACCCACCTACGCCGCGACCTCCTGCGGATGAGCTGGTGTTAATCATGGCAGGATATGACATCGATGGGGATGGACGTAATGAGATGTATGCCTTTAACGGATTACCACATTTCTATATGCAGCAACCGATCACTGTGCAGCAAAATCAGTTATTGCGTTTATATGTTCTTAATGTGATCGAGTTTGACCCTGTAGCGACATTTCATGTCCATGCCAATATGTTTCAGGTTTACCGCACAGGACGCGGCATGACTCCTAGGGAAGAAACCGATGTAATCACAATGGGAACAGCCGAGCGGCATATTCTGGAACTAACCTATCGATTTACAGGTAAGTATATGTTTCACCCCCATCAAGACACGATCGCGGAGGCTGGATGTATGGGCTTATTTGATGTTGTTGCTAGTTAGCCAAATATTTTATTGACAATTACTTGCAAGTTTATGCTCTAATAGGTTTAAATCAACTATTGCAAATTACTTGCATTACCTAGCAATTATTTACCCATTCATCCCACATTTATCTTCATGCTCGCAATCATCACCAAGTTAGTTAAGTCTTTAACTAAAATAAAAGCTTTTTTGACGCTATTCACCCTGTCCTTAGTTGGCGCGATCGCCATCTCAGCATGTACGAATATACCAACGGCAACTAGTCCAAATCCATCTGTCAGCAGTGCGACTAGTGAGTCCAAAGTAGAGTCTAAATCTGAGTCTCATAAAGACGGCATGAGCAGTCACACTAAAAATAAGATCAATATCAACGAAGCGATTCTGTCGGAGCTAGATAAGATCGAGGCAAAGCTAGGAGTTGCAGGACTATCAAATAAGATTCAGGCGGCGCGTCCCTATACTAAGGCTGAAGATTTAGTTACGAAAAAAGTAATCACAGCAGCACAGTTTGATCAAGTTAAAGATTTGGTCGGGACGGAAACCGTTGAGCTGAAGGGTGAAGCCAAAGATGTTGACTACTTAACTAAGTTGGGTCTGATGAAGGGGCATATGATTGTGGCAAAGGAATTACTTGATGTTCAGAAACCTGACCAAGCACTTCCCCACATTGAGCATCCTGTCGAAGAAATTTATGCTGATGTGGAAGGTCAACTAAAGGAGCGCAATGTCAAAGAATTTAAACAAGTGTTGATGGATTTACAACAGTTGGTGAAATCTAAGCCTAACGATCCCAGTATTACCGCAAAATATAATGATGCGATCGCAGGTATTGATGCGGCAATCTCAGCAATTCCTGAAACCCAACGTCAATCACCAAAGTTTGCCTTGCAAGTGATTAATACCATTCTCGATACGGCTGGCACAGAATATCGAGCAGCGATCGCTAATAACAAGATTAAAGAAATCATTGAATATCAAGACTCCCGTGGTTTCACTATTTATGTAGAGCAGTTGTATAAGAGCATCACACCAGTTATGGAAAAGGAATATCCCGATGTTCACAAGCAATTCACGGCAAGTTTAGCAAAACTCAAGTCGGCATATCCCAGTGCGATCGCCCCAGAACAACCTGTACTTTCTGTTGCGGATATGTCTGAACTCATCAAAGGCAACGAACAAGCTGCTACTAAAGTTTACGCAAAATCCTAAACCACTCTTTCTTCGGGTAATGGCGGCGCAAAGCGCCGC containing:
- a CDS encoding type I restriction enzyme HsdR N-terminal domain-containing protein, with the translated sequence MAQAIAAKDVTLRELKQNFGLQISQDASFFDEWLNGFTPLSEEDHHLLDRVKANFLELMEDPPMLENTVKMVVLAPLLDLAGFYHKPFRIETETAIALEMKDEEAIIRGRIDVLVIKNQLWLLVIESKRSDFAVTRAIPQALAYMLSNTETVQPTFGMITNGNEFLFLKTSQNEYANSRLFSLVNPNNELYEVLQILKHLGSKICM
- a CDS encoding cytochrome b/b6 domain-containing protein; this encodes MSRTSPYQPVLLRLLHSAIALLVFGSLITGFMVYDRYDKRFGTLNLPIIPNTQGIHGTIALAFLCLLPLFAIYCFHIGDRRLIQKESLKQLQEVGKPIWWISLQRFANSLLLLSATFAVITGRMMQEEWLPTGEFNHIWYIGHLIGWLLMIVSIAIHLLMSAKVGGLPLLLSIYNWKIRPEDMPKFWLRGFKLKPSTTFLFIFEVLVIGGIAIAFILPAIFPAPQVG
- a CDS encoding tyrosine-type recombinase/integrase, whose product is MTLQSDLSERLLRACDRDTLAGQRDYAILRLLIENSLKRQQVAAININDVDCEGRSLRVDKRYKRQGQLNPKEIISLSLDTATALQDWLNLTHLPNEDEDTPTPLFISLDRAKYGHRLTGTAIYGIVKRAVTNAGITEAIAPERLRFSQEKYALNHALNQDFETLNKTIIETDESQLRLSPVSNLESENQTGTYLDTDKTQLSAVSSAIPYALTGFNPDILTSLLADKRSLNTRRAYEKDLRYFFLAAYGQKPTETVIAQFLQLNRFEAIAIALRYKSDLITQGLKESTINRRLSALKSLVNFAAKLGKCNWNLDDVQTEAVQTYRDTTGIKPDGIRTMLLKIDRTTVKGKRDFAILRLLWDNALRRNEVVSANIGDFDYEARSLQILGKGRGSQKSLISLSIGTANAIQDWLSQLKTKSSDRPLFQSLDPVNQGHRLTGTAIYQIVDQLARDSGITKKMSPHRIRHSAITAALDATNGNVRKVQKLSRHKKLDTLMLYDDNRTNMQGEVSSLLGDLI
- a CDS encoding ParA family protein, producing the protein MGQVIATVNMKGGVGKTTLTVNIATCLAKIHRKKVLVVDLDTQISATLSMISPAEFAKCRKENRTLRHLVSQAITRYGVHVEDPEEKIYQVRDIVIPHVCKVQGLDLLVGDIDLYDEFLVSEMLYNRSLLYEEKQTFQQTWSKFEQGLIRGILAPAIKNYDYIILDCAPGYNLITRSSIVASDYYLMPARPEPLSVVGIQLLERRIEKLREVYRDDKSVNIQLLGIIFSMSAGFTLSRYYNKVMDRVSNDFSSAKIFKTKIPNDVSIAKAVDDFIPVSLSNPNSSGAKAFAEASAELLKKLDVSLGMKEQTSRLSLVDLE
- a CDS encoding GNAT family N-acetyltransferase yields the protein MNQNTKILRVADNQLVTALLTKINQKHLDDFKTFWRSRIQSTQEEENYWNWDTKNRIYLSRDNYEGYAIECEQITQGLILLETQNHRSWFNQENKLVYVQILETAPWNRRSFQPVPTYKLVGTVLLKFAQLRSEELGYRGLVGLHSLPKSENFYRQMKMIDCGRDEEKEQLTYFEWYKTETSYEPRN
- a CDS encoding type II toxin-antitoxin system death-on-curing family toxin, giving the protein MIEPYWLETHDVCAIHNEIIAESGGAAGILNEGALESTLFKPRNIYHYEEVVTLYKLAASYGYGLVKNHCFVDGNKRIALIAVYTFLAINGIELIASETDAAIFFLELAASFGKQEEDMNRLANWLQINSEPIND
- a CDS encoding AbrB/MazE/SpoVT family DNA-binding domain-containing protein, with the protein product MLLNVKKRGNSLSVIIPKEMAVSMNIEDGDNLFATKTPSGYEISAYDPDFAKKMEVARRGMKKYHNALIELAK
- a CDS encoding FecR family protein, giving the protein MKSSLFTALFTATIAIALFGCESPSPTPSTPTSSPTASTSPVNQAIAKVSVIEDKPVFVTPQQNPQPKEIDAQVGMDLYVSDTVRTEANGKTQVEFNNGVGFRIGGNAVLQIQPQNRLHLKSGKMITWVKPGLKVPTEISTDYATAAIRGTTAFVEIPKDINQGIRFFSWEGTVSVKLPNQPKEIVLVTGEEILVKPNDTKTPVVRRLSLKEWKYNAAQKSSLLRSFKMPLPTQTIIDKLIPGQPSLNKAN
- a CDS encoding multicopper oxidase domain-containing protein, encoding MDRQRRKILELGLGGIGLIGGALACSPIATNRNNESDKSLGNPPKKVMIPPINLSAAAQERIKTSGLDPITALREFDYGKVTQENGRTVREFQLTAKSKTVKLNASTDFITWNVNDRVPGPTLRATEGDHIRIAFANQGGHAHSLHFHGEHPSEMDGVKPIRNGAATIYEFDAMPYGVHLYHCHVAPVARHIGKGLYGMFIIDPPTPRPPADELVLIMAGYDIDGDGRNEMYAFNGLPHFYMQQPITVQQNQLLRLYVLNVIEFDPVATFHVHANMFQVYRTGRGMTPREETDVITMGTAERHILELTYRFTGKYMFHPHQDTIAEAGCMGLFDVVAS